ATTTGTATCCCGCTGGCGGCGGCCGGCCTGCTCAACCCTATGCTCGCCGCCGCGGCGATGAGCTTCAGCTCGGTGTCGGTGGTGCTGAACGCGCTGCGGTTGAAAAGGGTTAAATTAGCTTAACGGATTTTCATTTCTGCTGACTTTTTCGGCTATTGTTCTGGCTACCGCCCCGTCGATATTCTCAAAATCAATGCCGTATATTTGAGCGATCAAAGCCCTGATCGATTTGGGAATATTTAAAGACGCCAGCTCCTGACGTTTTTCCGCCAGCTTTTGTTCTTTTTCCTCTTTAGCGTTTTTCTCGGCAATAAACTGAGAAATATAAGAAGCGTCAGTCAACAGCCTTTTCAGATAAACCAGACAATTTTCGTCAGATCTGGCGGCGTTGGCCTGCACTTGAGGGTCTGTCTGGACAAACTTGACATATTCTGCCGCCAGGCCAAAGAATTGCAAGGCGGCGGCAAAAATTTGCGCCAACGATTTTTGCGCTTCTTCAGGCGTAATAAAGCCATTCTCCACACCCTGGAAAACTCCGTGAGAATATTCGTCCGCGACTTCATTATATTCTTGTACAGTGGTACTTTCTGGTGGACTTTTTAACCAACGTTCTACTAACCGCCTATGTGTTTCCCATTCTTCTCTTTGTGCCGGCGTGGCATTTTCACCCAATTCATTTATCTCTCTCATTCTGGCAAGGCTTCTCTTGGCTTCCGGTGTCGCAATGCCTTCCGCTGTTATAGATTGTTCTAACAGAGCCACAGCCTCTTTACGTTGCTTAATATCTACATCAGAAATTTTTTCTTCCAGTTCTATCATATTTATACCACAAATCGACCGAATTATATGATCGATTGATTTTTCTCGTTGAGATGGGCTAAATTGGGGATTATTGGTTATATCAAGTAATTCTTTTATTTCATCAGCATTATCAATAACTATTTTTAAAAACATATTTTTCAGCTCCAGCAAGTCATCCATTTTGGCAAAATACTTTGTCGCAAAAACCGCTGTTAATCTACCGATCAAAGCAGTTACCTGCGGATGTTCCGCCATTCCATCTAAAGCTAACTGCAATCGGGCATTGTCTTCCT
The Candidatus Margulisiibacteriota bacterium DNA segment above includes these coding regions:
- a CDS encoding LysM peptidoglycan-binding domain-containing protein, which gives rise to MGVKNIKESNKIMSLQPVPMNVEAGKNNGIVSQESAKQQSEPVKKEKAAVPAGQYEGSLPPSRFAVKNVEPLIAILLLRYEKILKSDGIKDPQKFLEDLSEQLTDIEADSDARENLIGYVIQIQNKYEISAEQQLPFIRENYDPEFKLVSLGMTNGLPFGQLNDNLQRILQAQPTYTIQNGDTLNKIIDKINKETGYKITLKEVCELNDISNPDKIIAGVKLKLPNIPVDDVETLGLRALFSEEDNARLQLALDGMAEHPQVTALIGRLTAVFATKYFAKMDDLLELKNMFLKIVIDNADEIKELLDITNNPQFSPSQREKSIDHIIRSICGINMIELEEKISDVDIKQRKEAVALLEQSITAEGIATPEAKRSLARMREINELGENATPAQREEWETHRRLVERWLKSPPESTTVQEYNEVADEYSHGVFQGVENGFITPEEAQKSLAQIFAAALQFFGLAAEYVKFVQTDPQVQANAARSDENCLVYLKRLLTDASYISQFIAEKNAKEEKEQKLAEKRQELASLNIPKSIRALIAQIYGIDFENIDGAVARTIAEKVSRNENPLS